The proteins below come from a single Acidobacteriota bacterium genomic window:
- a CDS encoding redoxin family protein, whose protein sequence is MAQQAAQPAQPPAIKTHLKVGDTAPDFTLPGTDGKTYKLSEFKGKKTVVLAIFVLAFTGG, encoded by the coding sequence ATGGCCCAGCAAGCGGCGCAACCCGCGCAACCGCCTGCGATCAAAACGCACTTGAAGGTCGGCGATACCGCGCCCGATTTCACATTGCCGGGCACGGATGGCAAGACCTACAAGTTGAGCGAATTCAAAGGCAAGAAAACTGTCGTGCTGGCCATTTTTGTGCTGGCGTTTACCGGTGGCTGA
- a CDS encoding redoxin domain-containing protein — protein MKAYQADIAKFADADTQIFGLSVDSVPALKHWSEELAPETKGLSFPILSDFVKRSVVKQYGVFNENTGFGMRATFVIDKDGIIRHIEEGGSAINPAAAFETCNMLKKK, from the coding sequence ATGAAGGCATATCAGGCTGATATTGCCAAATTCGCCGACGCAGACACTCAGATTTTCGGGCTCAGCGTGGACAGCGTTCCCGCTCTCAAACATTGGTCAGAGGAGCTGGCTCCTGAAACCAAAGGGTTGTCGTTTCCCATCCTCAGCGATTTCGTCAAACGATCCGTCGTCAAACAATACGGCGTTTTCAACGAAAACACTGGATTTGGCATGCGTGCCACTTTTGTCATTGATAAGGACGGAATCATCCGTCACATCGAAGAAGGCGGTTCGGCCATCAATCCGGCTGCGGCGTTTGAAACCTGCAATATGTTAAAGAAGAAGTAG